The Streptomyces sp. GSL17-111 region AGGTCGGTCAGCGCCGTGCCGACGGTGCGGGCCCGCTTGCCGGACTGGGGTACGTAGTCCCGGGCGACCAGCTCCCGCTCCGGCTCGACACCGGCGATCAGCTCGTCGAGCTGAAGGGAGAGCAGGCGGCCGTCGGTGCCGAGCTCGACGACGTACTCGGCGATCTCGGTGGCGATGCGGCGGACCATCTCCAGCCGCTGGGCGACGGCGGAGACGTCCCGGACGGTCACCAGGTCCTCGATCTCCAGGGCGGAGAGGGTGCCGGCCACCTCGTCCAGGCGCAGCTTGTACCGCTCCAGCGTGGCCAGGGCCTGGTTGGCGCGGGAGAGGATCGCGGCGGAGTCCTCCAGGACGCGGCGCTGCCCGTCGACGTAGAGCGCGATCAGCCGCATGGACTGACTGACGGAGACGACCGGGAAGCCCGTCTGGATCGACACGCGCTGCGCGGTGCGGTGCCGGGTGCCGGTCTCCTCCGTCGGGATGGAGGCGTCCGGCACGAGTTGTACGCCGGCGCGCACGATCTTGGTGATGTCCTTGTCCAGCACGAGCGCCCCGTCGAGCTTGCACAGCTCGCGCAGGCGCGTCGCGGAGAACTCGACGTCGAGGACGAAGCCGCCGCTGCACAGCGGCTCCACCGTCCGGTCCATGCCGAGGACGATGAGTCCGCCGGTGTTGCCCCGCAGCACTCGCTCCAGGCCGTCGCGCAGGGCGGTGCCGGGAGCGACCGCGCTCAGCGAGGCGCGCATCAGCTTGTCAGCGGCTGCTGCCCGGTCAATGGGTGCCACGGCGCTCCTTCGGTCGTGCGTGATGGCCGGCGGTTGCCTTCGCGGGTCGTACGTACGGGCGAGACCAGGGCAAAGTCTACCGGCGGCGCCGGGGCTCAGGCTCCGGCGTTGCGCGCGGGCAGGGCGCGCAGCGCGTCGCCTATGTCCGCGACCTCCAGAACCCGCATGCCGGCCGGTACCTTCCCCGGGTCCGTGGGCACGAGGGCGTGGGTGAAGCCGAGTCGGGCGGCCTCGGCCAGCCGCCGCTGGACGCC contains the following coding sequences:
- the disA gene encoding DNA integrity scanning diadenylate cyclase DisA, with the translated sequence MRASLSAVAPGTALRDGLERVLRGNTGGLIVLGMDRTVEPLCSGGFVLDVEFSATRLRELCKLDGALVLDKDITKIVRAGVQLVPDASIPTEETGTRHRTAQRVSIQTGFPVVSVSQSMRLIALYVDGQRRVLEDSAAILSRANQALATLERYKLRLDEVAGTLSALEIEDLVTVRDVSAVAQRLEMVRRIATEIAEYVVELGTDGRLLSLQLDELIAGVEPERELVARDYVPQSGKRARTVGTALTDLDRLTHSELLELPTVARALGYSGAPETLDSAVSPRGFRLLAKVPRLPNTVIERLVEHFGGLQKLLAASVDDLQTVEGVGEARARSVREGLSRLAESSILERYV